A part of Bacillaceae bacterium S4-13-56 genomic DNA contains:
- a CDS encoding FeoA family protein translates to MQLYQIPLGQKAKVKDLSGCQLLTQKRLNHLGIFENAEICIQNKLPFGGPCMITCNGQCISIRKETASLIDVEEILCK, encoded by the coding sequence ATGCAATTATATCAAATTCCATTAGGTCAAAAAGCTAAAGTAAAAGATCTATCCGGGTGTCAATTACTTACTCAAAAACGACTTAATCACTTAGGAATTTTTGAAAATGCCGAAATCTGTATACAAAATAAACTTCCCTTTGGTGGTCCTTGCATGATTACCTGTAATGGACAGTGTATCAGTATTCGAAAAGAAACCGCCAGTTTAATAGATGTGGAGGAGATCCTATGCAAGTAG
- the feoB gene encoding ferrous iron transport protein B, with amino-acid sequence MQVALFGNPNTGKTSLFNALTGSYEYVGNWSGVTVEKKVGLFRNGKGHLIDLPGVYTLNPISKDESVVSNFLLHESFQEILNIVDASQLKRNLQLTLQLLEFGKPVIIGLNMTDVAKQRGIVVHEQKLSNKLKLPVIPIIARNGTGVKLLENSLTDSVDKEKVSFAIYYGGIIEKAIDQISRLLTETSHQKRWLAIQFLEDNPMVVDYLHEKENIEKLKLIKENCSNELKLTEDISLSRKIYQIRDQFIEDILNDCIDISDSATNKTLTEKIDQIVTHKFLGIPIFIGLMYLMFMLTFNWLGFPLSDKLDAFFSGPLTNGTEFILSQVGASPFIHALLVDGIIAGVGGVLVFVPQIFILFLFISLLEDSGYMARVATVMDRLMQGLGLNGKAFIPMIIGFGCNVPGVMAARTVEEPKERLLTILLTPMMSCSARLPVYALFVAAFFAQQQAAVVLTLYIMGIVIAMLLAKLFSNTILKHEESFFVIELPPYRFPQWKTLWRSTWEKGKGFVRKAGTFIFAGSVFIWLLSYSGPSGLNVPMDESFLAMIGGLIAPILEPLGFGTWQAGVALLTGFLAKEVVVATMAIVYAVPEASITSVLLETFTPISAFSFMVFVLLYTPCLATVATISRESGSRKITFFNIAYSLVLAYILSLIIYQVGSWFTGM; translated from the coding sequence ATGCAAGTAGCTCTATTTGGAAACCCTAACACTGGGAAAACTTCTCTATTTAATGCGCTAACTGGATCCTATGAGTACGTTGGAAACTGGAGCGGGGTTACAGTTGAAAAAAAAGTTGGTCTCTTTAGAAATGGGAAAGGACATCTCATCGACCTTCCAGGAGTATATACACTGAATCCTATTTCAAAGGACGAATCTGTAGTTTCAAATTTTTTACTTCATGAATCATTTCAGGAAATTTTAAACATTGTGGATGCTTCTCAGTTAAAAAGAAATTTGCAGCTAACCCTTCAACTACTGGAGTTTGGAAAACCAGTTATCATTGGATTAAACATGACAGATGTTGCAAAACAGAGAGGGATAGTCGTTCATGAGCAAAAATTAAGCAATAAATTAAAGCTTCCTGTCATCCCCATCATTGCTAGAAATGGAACAGGTGTAAAATTACTTGAAAATAGTCTTACTGATTCAGTTGATAAAGAAAAAGTGTCATTTGCCATTTACTATGGTGGAATTATCGAAAAGGCAATCGATCAGATCTCTAGACTTCTAACAGAAACCTCCCACCAAAAACGTTGGTTAGCTATCCAATTTTTAGAGGATAACCCAATGGTGGTCGACTATTTGCATGAGAAAGAGAACATTGAAAAGTTGAAATTGATCAAAGAAAATTGTTCAAATGAATTAAAGCTGACAGAGGATATTTCATTATCAAGGAAAATATATCAAATTAGAGATCAGTTTATCGAGGATATTTTAAATGACTGTATAGATATAAGTGACAGCGCAACAAACAAAACATTAACAGAAAAAATCGATCAAATTGTTACCCATAAGTTTTTAGGTATTCCAATATTTATTGGACTTATGTATCTCATGTTTATGCTTACATTCAATTGGTTGGGGTTCCCCCTATCTGACAAATTAGATGCCTTTTTCAGCGGTCCACTAACTAATGGAACTGAATTTATTTTAAGTCAGGTGGGTGCAAGTCCATTTATACATGCTTTACTTGTCGATGGTATTATAGCTGGGGTTGGTGGGGTTTTAGTCTTCGTTCCTCAAATCTTTATACTCTTCCTTTTTATATCACTTCTCGAGGATTCGGGTTATATGGCAAGGGTAGCAACTGTAATGGACCGTCTCATGCAAGGGTTAGGCTTAAACGGTAAAGCATTTATTCCTATGATTATTGGTTTTGGATGTAATGTCCCAGGTGTTATGGCTGCCCGTACAGTTGAAGAACCTAAAGAGAGGTTGTTAACCATATTGTTGACACCAATGATGTCTTGCTCCGCACGATTGCCTGTATACGCTCTTTTCGTAGCGGCTTTCTTTGCTCAGCAACAAGCTGCGGTTGTTTTAACACTTTATATTATGGGGATTGTCATCGCCATGTTGTTAGCAAAGCTATTTTCCAACACCATTTTAAAGCATGAAGAATCCTTTTTTGTTATTGAACTTCCTCCTTACCGTTTTCCACAATGGAAAACACTATGGAGAAGTACTTGGGAAAAAGGAAAGGGCTTTGTTAGAAAAGCAGGTACCTTTATTTTTGCAGGTTCCGTATTTATTTGGTTGTTATCCTATTCTGGACCAAGCGGACTAAATGTTCCGATGGACGAAAGCTTTTTGGCTATGATTGGTGGCTTAATAGCACCTATTCTAGAACCACTTGGATTTGGTACATGGCAAGCAGGAGTAGCGTTACTTACTGGATTTTTAGCTAAAGAAGTAGTAGTAGCTACAATGGCTATTGTATATGCAGTCCCAGAAGCATCGATAACATCAGTATTGCTAGAGACCTTTACACCAATTTCTGCTTTTAGCTTTATGGTATTTGTGCTTTTATATACACCGTGTTTGGCTACCGTTGCAACTATAAGTCGAGAGTCCGGATCCAGAAAAATCACTTTCTTTAACATTGCTTATTCCTTAGTACTAGCATATATTCTATCGCTTATTATTTATCAAGTTGGATCCTGGTTCACGGGAATGTAA
- a CDS encoding FeoB-associated Cys-rich membrane protein, producing MIFSWLVGVVIFSYAGYSLYRFIQKSKKGKCEACDLKEGCTTIESNCCSGVPTSEQKFKTY from the coding sequence ATGATATTTAGCTGGCTTGTAGGAGTTGTTATTTTCAGTTATGCAGGATACTCCCTTTATCGTTTTATCCAAAAAAGCAAAAAAGGGAAATGCGAGGCTTGTGACTTAAAAGAAGGATGCACAACCATTGAATCCAATTGTTGCAGTGGAGTTCCGACAAGTGAACAGAAGTTTAAAACATACTAG